In Pan troglodytes isolate AG18354 chromosome 5, NHGRI_mPanTro3-v2.0_pri, whole genome shotgun sequence, the sequence CTTGTACTACGGATGACATCGTGTTGCTGGGCTACATGCTGGATGACAAGGACAACAGTGTCAAAACCCAAGCTCTGAATACACTTAAAGCTTTCTCTGGCATCAGAAAATTCAGGCTCAAAATCCAGGTGAGCCCAGGGATGCGTGGTGGGGCATGCAGGATGTCTATAGTCCTTAAGTCCTTTAATTACCATAGGATAAATGGTCATGTTCCAGAAGTTTGTTTGGGTGTGAATTTGTGACCCAGAAATAAGTGGGAAAACGGTGGTCAGATTCCCAGCAGGGTCATGAAGGCCTTTGAATTTCAGGATGAAACTCAATTGAGGCACTAGTGGTATCTCTCAACCCCAAATAGAAGGACCCCCACTACCCCACAAGCTCCCTACCACTGCCACGTTTTTTCTGACACCAATTCCCAACACTGGCTGGGTGTTCAACAATTCAATTCAGTTCAGACACTATCCATAGTTAGGGCAGACTTCACAGGTTAAGGGCTGAGTCCCCCAAGACTTCCCCCCAACTTCAGGTACCAATCATAGGTCTGACTTCTGATTGGCCCGCTATGAATTCGGGGGTTCCCACAACTCCCTTTTTAGATTTagtaatttgctagaatggctcccAGAACTCAGGAAAGGACTTTACTTACTATTACTGGTTTTTTTATAAAGGACACAACTCAGGAACAGCTAAATGGAGGAGACACATAGGGCAGGGTGTCAGGGCGCGGAGCTTCCAGGCCTGTTcctggaccaaactgagggttGGGCTGCTATTGCTCGTGGCCCAAtaacgagatgcagatgaactggggaggaagagagtttttatttctgtaaccggttacagggagaaggcctggaaattatcgctggaccaactcaaaattacaaagtttttcagaacttatataccttctaagctatatgtctatgtgtaaatgtgcattcatctaaagacgtaagtgattaacttcttttaatttataactaaggtctgagtcccGAAGACCTTCcactggagcctcagtaaatttacttaatctaaatgggtccaggtgctggggtgattacccttattttgtctcctgctaaatcaagGAGTTTTGAGGAATTCCTTCAGAtccccaataaacttgtttgtggagacCTGTGGCGTTTCTTCAGACCCACggtaaaacttgtttaatcctaaacggGTCCCATTAAGAATTCCTTCGTaattttgtcatgctttaaggcccaggaaaggcctaggcaaaactcctggtgggcttttgttacattccagcctttgtataagggcactggcttttaACATTTAACTTAACCACGCagtcagtactgaaacagttgttatggaggcctgccACAAGCCCACTTCAGGAGTGCCCTGCTGTTCCCAGCACCTCCACACGTTCAGCAACCAGGAAGCTCTTTGAACCCCATTGGTCAGAGGTTTTTATTATGTAGTCTTGATGAATTAAATCATGTCCAGCTGCTCACCCCTCCCCAGAAGTTGGGAGCGAAGCTGAAAATCCCAACCTTCTAATCATGCTTTGGTCTTTCTGGTAACCAGAAGCTATCCAAGGGCCCTGCCTGGAGTCACTTCATTAGCATAAGCTCTGTTGTGACCAAAAAGGGTTGGTTTGCAGTAACAAAGGACACTGctgtcactcaggaaattccaaaggTTTCAGGAGCTCTGTTCCTGGAACTAGGGACAAAGATCAGATGTATTTTTTATACTCTATCCCCTGGGCCTGTGTTAATCAGAAGTTGGTGTCATGGCCACGGATAACTTCTCCATTACTCCATAGACAAAATGTAAAACACCACATGTCACTTCCCCCTTTCCCTGCTATCATACCCCCAAACTTACAGTATCCACACCCATCCTCCCTGCTTTCCTGCTGCTGCCATGAAAAAATGGCTTTCTCCTGGTCTGTGGCCAGTGATAGTCTCAATCCTGCCTCCCACCCCTTCCTTAAGGGCCTCTCTGATTGCTTACGCTCCGCTCCCTGTCAGCATGCAGTAGGCTCCAACCCCTCCCATCttacaaagcaaaaccaaaaaagccTCTCCCTTGACCTCCACATCTCTCCCTGGCAAATAGTCTATCTCtcccaaattaaaaacaaataaaatatgtaaaacttgCAAATATTGTATATGTGTAAGTTAGAAGGAATAACAATAAAACAGAACATGCCCAGGCCAAGAAATAGAGCACAGCCCCCTCCCACATCTTGGCTTCCTCCCCCACCAGAGGCAGTCATTGCCCTGCATTTTGTTTAGCAGTTCCaaattttctttgtagttttaccatatatgtatgtatccttGCATATTCTAGCAGGGCATAGCAGATAATAAAGAGGTAAAATATAGTCTGGTATGTTTTTAAGCTTCATGTACATGGAAGTAGATGGTTTCTATTCTGTGGTTGGCCTTTTCTCCCTGCTACGTTGAGAGATTCATCCTTATTGGGCAGCTctgcttccttctggtttttttttttttttttttttgagacagggtctcgttctgtcgcccaggctggagtgcagtggcatgatcttggctcactgcagccttgacttctcaggctcaagcagtcctcccacctcagcccccctaaTAGCTGGGAGTACGGGTGTGCTCAGTGAGTACGGGAgtactatgtttctcaggctggccttgaactcctgggctcaagcgattctccccccTGGGTCTCTTTCACCGCTCTGTGGTGGTCTCTTTCGTGAATACCCTGCCACTTGCCCGTTGTTAGGCATTTGCATTGTTTCCAGGTGCTTGTCACACTCACATTGTGCTGTGAACATTCCTGTGTTCATCTCCCTTGTGTGCCTGAGAGAGGATTCTAGGGTGTGTATGcaggagtggaatggtttggtcAAAGGATATGCCCAACTTTTCCAGGAGGGAGGTATCCATTTTCACCCCACCAGCCCTGCACGAGTGTTCTATTGTGTCATAACCTAACGTTTgataatttcacattttaatttttttttttttgagacagagtcttgctctgttgcccaggctggagtgcagtggcacaatctcggctcactacaacctctgcctcccaggttcaagcaattcttgtgcctcagcttccagagtagctggaatcacaggcgtgcgcgcatcaccacgcctggctaatttttttgtattttagtaaagacagggtttcaccatgttggccaggctggtctcaaactcctggcctcaagtgatctgcctgcctcggcctcccaaactgctgggattacagacatgagccaccatgcgtggtccacattttaatttttggcaTCAaacttttttggggaaaaaattctCTTTACATGTATCCTCAAAATATGCACAACTATGATATATCaataaaagcaaacacacaaaagaataaaaatagattgagaaacaaacagaaaaaaatacctagagaGATCTCTGCTTGCTGCCTCATCCCTCAGCCTTCtcaagtgcagtggtacgatcttggcttactgcaacctccacctccaggactcaagtgatcctcccacctcaacctccctagtagctaggattacaggcatgcaccaatatgcccggctaatttttgtatttttttagaggcggggttttgccatgttgttcaggctggtctcgaactcctgagctcaagtgatccacccgcctcagcctcccaaagtgctgggattgcaggtgtcagccaccacacctggtcaggCTGTGATTCTCAAGCATATTataatcacctggagagcttgttaaaagcaaagattttggctgggcgcagtggttcaagcctgtaatcccagcactttgggaggctgaggtgggcagatcacctgaggtcagttcgagaccagcctagccaacatggagaaaccccgtctctactaaaaatacaaaaattagccggacgtggtggcgggcacctgtaatcccagctatctgggaggctgaggcaggagaatcacttgaacccaggaggcagaggcttgcagtgagccaagatcacgccactgcactccagcctgggccacagaacgagactctgtctcaaaaaaaaaaaaaaaaaaaaaaaaagcccagggagTTCAGTTCAACAGGAGAACTTTGTTTTTCACAAATCCCCCAGGAAATTCTGATGCAGGCGGCCTGAGTcccactcttcctttttttccccagtgtctTTATGCTGAGGGCCTGACCCCTGGTCTCTTTTCAGGTGAAAGTAGTTACTCCTTGATCTCAATTTCCATCTAGCTGTGCCCTTCTGGATCTCTGCAGCCTGTGGGCTCCCCTGCCTTCCCCATGGCCAGCTGCTACTAGGCATATCCACTTAGATGCCCTCCAAGTTCTCTAACCCAACATATCCAAAGTGGAGCTCACCCCATTCCCTGAATCAGCCCACTGTCTCCAGAGGGCTCTTAGGCCGTCAGGCCCTTTGGGTCTGCCTCAAGGCTCTCAGCATAAAGTGCGTGATTGGCCATGGGCTGCACCTCCTTGCCCTAACCCCAGCCACGTACAATGCATGCTTTATGCTCTCACATGCTCCCTTGCTGCTGTTCCCTCGTTCTGAAACCCTGTCCCAGACTTGCTGACTCCAACCTGTCCTGCGGGTCGCCACGGCTtttgaggggtgggggaagggaagggcaggTACTGATGGGAATGCTCACTTCCACTCCAGGACTCTTGCTTACTTCTTACATGGCTCATAAAGGTGCAGCTCGTGAGGTTACCTGTCTTTGGTAATACCTCTAGGTCCAagcatcttactttttttttttttttgagacggattttcgctcttgttgcccaggctggagtgcaatggcgcgatctcggctcaccgcaacctccgcctcccgggttcaagtgattctcctgcctcagcctcccgagtagctgggattacaggcatgtgccaccacgttccgctgattttttgtttttgtagtggagatggggtttctccatgttggtcaggctgatcctgaactcccaagctcaggtgatctgcccaccttggcttcccaaagtgctgggattaaaggcgtgagccactgcgtcctgcCCGCATCTTGCATCCTAGAACTGAAGATCCCTTTATtcactcaataaatgtaatattgaACACTTTGTGCCAACACGCTGCTCTAAGTACAGGAGAGAAAGCAGTAAACAGAACAGGGAAGATCCCTGTGCTTGTGGAATTTATATTCTAACAGGGCAAGGCAAGCAAtacacaaataagtaaaatatatagtgtGTTTCATGTGGTAAGtgccatggagaaaaataaaaggcggGGGGTGGATAAAGGAGTCTGGGTGGGGGTGATGCAGTTTTCAAGAAGAaaatcttgaacccaggaggcctgtaatcctagctactcaggaggctgaggaaggagaatcacttgaacccaggaggtggaggttgcattgagccaagatcacgacattgcactccagcctgtttgatgggagtgagactccatctcaaaaaaaaaaaagaaaaaagaaaaagaaaatcttttgagATGTTGGGCTTGGTGAAGAGTTCatgacatcaaaagcatgatctataaaaggaaaatcaatacattggactttattaaaattaaaaacatttgctcCATGAAAGAtcctgttaagagaatgaaaaaagcTGCAGACTGGGAgagtgtatttgtttttgtttttgtttttgttttgagatggagtcttgctctgtcacccaggctggagttcaatggcgcaatctcggctcactgcaacttccgcctcctgggttcaagcgattctcctgcctcaccctcccaagtagctgagattacaggtgtacaccaccatgcccagctgatttttgtatttttagtagagatggggtttcatcatgttggccaggatggtctcggtctcttgacctcatgatccgcccacctcgacctcccaaagtgctgggattagaggcgtgagccactgtgcctggctgagggagtatatttgaaaatcacatatctgataaaggactcaGCTAAATTGTATCAAGTGCTTTCAAAACTGAAtgttaggccaggcatgggggatcacgaggtcaggggtttgagaccagcctgggcagcatggtgaaaccccatctctactaaaaatacaaaaactagctgggcatggtggtgggcacctgtaatcccagctactcaggggactgagaaaggagaatcacttgaacctgggaggtggaggttgcagcgagccgagatcgcaccgctgcactccagcctgggcaaaagagtgagactctgtctaaaaacaaaaacaaccctgaTGTTAAAACAAGCAGTCCAATTAGgaaatgggcaaaatacatgaacagatatttcactgaagaggatatatggatggcaaataagcacatgaaaccATGTTTAATATCAccagccattagggaaatgcaatgaAGACCATGCTGAGATATTACTGTGCACCTATTAGAATATCTAAAATCAAAATTAGTGACGATACCAAATGCtagcaaagatatagaaaaaCCGGATctttcatatattgctggtgggaatataaaatggtacagcagccactctggaaaatagtttggcagtttctttcagAACTAAACATACATTTACCAATTCAGCAGTTGAACTCTTGGGCCtttatcctagagaaatgaaaacttatatcTGCACAAAAACCAGTAAACGATTGTTGATAGCAGTTTTATGTggaatagccccaaactggaaacaaccaaaaatgtctgtcaatcggtgaatggttaaacaaagcGGTATAGCCATTACCATGGAATGCTActaagtaataaaaaggaatataataTTGATATGCACAACAACTTGGATGGTTCTCAAGGgcgttatgctgagtgaaaaaagccgaTCTCAAATGATCACATAaagtgtgatttcatttatataacatccTCAAACTTAAAAGGTCATATATAGAGATGGAAAACACAAGTGGTTGCCTGGGCTTTGGGCTGGGGGAGCAGGTGGGAGTGACTCTAAAGGGGTCTCTTGAGATAGATCTTTGTGGCAATGGGACAGTTCTGGTGGGATAATCTGTTGGCTGCAGTTGTGGTTACACAAATATGTGCATGTGCTGAAATGACATAGAACTATGCACACATATTACACCAACACCAATTTCCTAGTTTTGATATTATACTATAATGCAAGATGTGACCATTGAGGGGAACTGGGTGAAGAGCACATGGGACCTcgctgtactatttttgcaacttcctgtaaatttataatcatttcaaaataaaggccgggtgcggaggctcacgcctgtaaacccagcactttgggaggccgaagcgggcatattacctaaggtcaggagttcaagaccagcctggccaacatggcgaaaacccgtctctactaaaaatacaaaaattagttgagcacggtggcgtacacctgtaatcccagctactcgggaggctgaggcaggagaatcgcttgtacctgggaggcggaggttgcagtgacccaagattgcaccactgcattccagcctgggcaacagagtgagacggtctccaataaaataaaataaaataaaattaaattaaattaaaataaaaaacaaaattaaagaaatgaaaatgtgtgtTACACGTGACAATgctgtagagaaaaataaaataacagtggAGGGTGGTAAGGAAGGCTGGGATGGGGGTGGTTAGAGAAGGCCTTACTGAGAAGGtaacattttaatgaagtctTAAAGGAGGTGTGAGAGTGAGTTGTGAGTATCTGGGGATAGAGTGTGCTAAGCAGAGGGCACAGCCTATGCAAACACCCTAAGACAGGTGTGTACCTGGCATGTTCATGGAATATGTAAGAGGCCATTGTGATGGGAAACTTGGTcatgagggagagaagagaagatggaGTCCAAGACATAATAGGGAGAGAGGGGCAGATCACATTGGACCGTATGCCACTGTAAGGACTTTAGCTTTTACACTGAATGAAATGGGGGctcttgagcagaggagtgacatgtcTAACATGTCAGCTGCTCTGAAAGTAGATGCAGTGGGTGAGAATGGAAGCAGGGAGACAGGAGGCTATTGCAGAAATCCCGGTGAGATGCCAGTGGCTTGAAAGAGGGTGGTAAGAAGTGGGGGTGAGGAGAAGTGGCTTGAATTTTGATAGATTTTGAAGGTAGTGCCTACAGGATTTTCTGAAGGATTGGAAAAGGAGTGTGAGAGAAAGAATGGAGTTGATGCCAGCAGTTTTTGGCCCGAGCCACTGGAAGGAAAGTGTAACCCATAGCTGAGACAGGGAAAGCTATAGAAGGAGCAGGTCTGGGGATGGGGGAGCGTGTTAACTCTGAGAGCTCTATTAGACATTTGGGGAGAAAAGTGGAATTGGCAGCTGCATATATGAGTCTGGATTCAGGGGAGGGGCAACATAGCTGGAGCTAGAGACATAAAGGGGAGAGTCACCAGCATGTGGACCGTATTTAACACTGTGAGTCTGGATGATACCGGTATGGGAGTGAGGTAGGTAGAAAAGAGGAGGTTGGGCAGAAGGGCTAGGAAAGaagtctgtaaaaaaaaaaaaaaagccaaataaagaATTTCAAGGCAGTGGGAGTGGGCAACTGGGTCAAATTATGTTGAGAGTTAGGGAGAATTGTCTATTGGGTTTGGCCCAGGGGACATCCATGGGGACAGTGAAGAGTAAAGTCAGATACTGGGATAGTGGTGATCACCTGGAAAAGTAAGCCCTTTTGTTCTCCCCTACTCCAGGAACACTCCATCAAAGTACTCGAACTGATCTCCACCATCTGGGACACGGAACTGCACATTGCGGGCCTCAGACTCCTCAACAACCTTCCGCTGCCCGACTATGTGCATCCACAGCTGCGACGGGTGATGCCTGCCTTGATGGAGATCCTGCAGTCAGACTACATCCTGGCACAGGTGCCTGAGGACCATGGCCAAAGCCCTGCCTTGCTGACCAGCCCTAGCACAGTACTTAGAGGGAGGAGCAGAGGTTTATGTCTTCCTTGCTCAGGCCCAGACTCACCTGCCTTCTCATGCTTTACTCTTTCCTTTATTCAGGTGCAAGCCGTACGACTGCTGAGCTACCTGGCACAGAAGAATGACCTTCTCTATGACATTCTCAACTGCCAGgtgagaaagaaattgaagaggggCTGATGAATGCCAACTCAGGTATAGGGAGAGGGAAGAATCATGGCATCTCCAGACAGATTTACCCCTGATGAATTGTTTTAgtatcttcctgcctctgcactAAATGCACTGAAAATCATGCCTCTTCTGTTCCCCCCAGTAGAAGGAGACTCCATTTTATTGGGAGGGGGATCCCCCTTTGAGGCATTTCCTGAACTCTGAGAGTTAGGAACACAGGAGACAAAACAAAAGTTAATGTAGGTATTTTAATATTGGGGGGAAATTACTATGGCAAAGAGCATTATTAGGGATAGAAAAGGTTACTCTGTGATAATCAGTGGTTCAGTTCACCAGAACAGTAGGGCAACTCTAAACTTGTATGCACCTAATAAcatagtctcaaaatatatatgacaaaaattGAAAGGAGAAATTAACAAATATACCACTACAGTGGGAGATTTGGAATATTTTAACCATTCTTGCAGCAACTGATAGattaaaaaaccaaaattagTGAGGATATACTCTTAGTGAATAACACAAATAAGCTTGAGCCATTAGACATACTCAGAACAGTCTACAAGGATTAAATGCACAGTCCTCTCAAGCACACACACAGTATTTAAGAAAATTAGTCACACACTAAGCCTTAAAATTTGTCTCAACAAAATTTCCAGAATGAATATTATCATATCACTCATGTTTTATGATCACAAGGCAATTAAATTAGaggataataataaaagaaaaactaaaaaattactaTATACTCGAGTCTGAAATTTAGGTATATTTGGGAGTTTAGGCAATAGGAGTATACAAGAACAAGAATTTTATAACTTGCCTAGGAGTTTATTCCCATTCTTTCTCTATTCCCATCACAGGTTCACTCCAACTTCCTAAACCTGTTCCAGCCCACACAGTCAGGGAGTCTCCTGTATGAGGTACTGGTGTTTGCTGAGCGGCTGAGTGAGGGCCGGAAGGCACCCCACTACTGCGTGGTGAAATGGAATTACAACGAACAGTCCCTGCATGAATCCCTCTTTGGGGAAGAGTCCCGACTGGCAGACCGACTACTTGCCCTGGTCATCCACCCTGAGGAAGATGTTCAGATCCAGGCCTGCAAGGTCATTGTCAGCCTGCAGTATCCCCAGGACTTGAGAGCCCGGCCCTCCTCCTGCCAGCCCAGTCGTTCctactttaaaaacatggaataaaATTAAGGAGAGCCAATAAATGAGTATAGGAGAGAAACTTGAAGTTTCTTGAAGCTCGAATGTCTGTCGGTGGCCTTCCAGGGCTGGGTGGAGATTTCATTCAGCATAACCTCTGCTCCAGAGTGTGGTACAGCATGGGCTTATCTCTCAAAACACATCCCCACTTCTATGTTTGGGGGACTGGCTCCCctcttctcttgctgcttttctttctttttttttttgagacggagtcttgctctgttgcctaggctggagtacaatggcacaatcttggctcactgcaacctgcgcctccctggttcatgccattctcttgcctcagcctcccgagtagctgggactacaggcgcctgccaccacacccagctaatttttgtatttttagtagagatggggttcggcatgttggccaggctggctcttGCTGCTTTTCAAATCAATGTGGAGCCATTGCTTTCAGGGGGTTGGAAGAAGGCAGGCTTGGGGATTGAAGCCAAAGATAATCAACAGGACGCAGTATAGCATTAGATTAGTTAGGATGGGCCAGGCTATCCCACAGTAACAACACTCACACCTCAGTGGCTTAAACATGGCaaagggggccaggcgcggtggctcacgcctgtcatcccagcactttgggaggccgaggcgggcagatcacgaggtcaggagatcgagaccatcctggctaaaacggtgaaaccccgtctctactaaaaatacaaaaaattagccgggcgtggtggcgggcgcctgtagtcccagctactcgggaggctgaggcaggagaatggcgtgaacccaggaggcggagcttgcagtgagccgagattgcgccactgcactccagcctgggcgacaaagcgtgattccgtctcaaaaaaaaaaaaacaaacatggcAAAGGTTAATTCTTGTTTACACTGCATGCCCATTGCAGATCAGCGGTGGGGGTGGAAGGGCAGGCCTCTACTCCACAACATCCTCACACAGAGACCCAGGTTGAGGGAGGCTTCCTCATTGTGTTTCTACAACTATTACAGAAGGACAGGGAATGTGGTAGTGATAAATGtcatcacttctgctcacatctCAATTAGCCAAAGGGGATGAGGAAGATCATTCTTTCCACGTGTCCAAGGAAGAACTGTTGATCCTTGGTGACAGCATGAATGACAGAGATCTGCAGGCATACTGGATCAGAAAGGGAGCTCTGGAATCAGAGTGCTCGCttccagtcccagctctgtcacttactgtgtgacctcaggGGAGCAGTTAACCCTATTTGAGCTTCAGGCCcctcatatataaaatgcatataataaTAGTACTGATTTCATGATGCTGTTGGGAAAATGAAAGGGGGATTATATGAGCTAACGAATGTAAGCCACAGTGTTCTGCATGCATTCCTCAAAGATGGGCTCTGAGGAGCTATGAAATCATCACTGAGAAAgccgggcagagtggctcacgcctgtaatcccagcactttgggaggctgaggcgggaggatcacccgaggtcgggagttcgagaccagcctgaccaacacggagaaaccccgtctctactaaaaatacaaaactagccagatgtggtggtgggcgcctgtaatcccagctacttgggaagctgaggcaggagaattgcttgaacccggaaggcagaggttgcggtgagctgagatcacgccattgcactccagcctcagagaTAGaggtgcgagactccatctcaaaaaaaaaaaaaaaaagaaatcatcacTGAGAAAACAAAAGATCATCACTGTGGAGGTCCTTGCAGAGTGTTGCCTCCAGCATTTCTCCAGTCTCTTCAGGTTATGGGTACTGGGGAGTCCTAGAGTCCTCTATGAAGCATCCTGAAAAGTCACTGAAACTTAGCTTTGGAAACCAGAACAATGGTATGAGTAATATAACACCATAACCATGAAGTTTCCAGAAACAAGAAGACTGTCAAACCAAATATGGTCATCCATTTTCCGATTCcccattcatttgcatttcccagttgttcattcattgttttttttgtttttttgagacggagtctcgctctgtcgccaggctggagtacagtggtacaatctcagctcactgcatcctctgcctcccgggttcaagcaattctcctgcctcagcctcccgagtagctgggactacaggagcgcgccacaacacccagctaattttttgtattttttagtagagaaggggtttcaccatgttggccaggatggtctcgatctcctgacctcatgatccccccaccttggcctcccaaagtgctggggttacaggtgtgagccaccacgcccagccctcatTCACTGTTTTATCTGTGAATCCTTGCTGGGAAACAGTAAGGATTGCTAACGGTTTAAGAAAATGCTACGGGAGAGAAACCTAATGTTAGAGCTATTCCCAGCCTGAGACTGCTCGATCTAGGACAAAGAACCTGGTCCAGCCACGGGCTCCCGGTGTTCTTCAGAAGCAGGATTTGAAAACTAGTCTCGTCCAGGACCAACCCTGGCATTTTCCTCAAaggaaaacaaacccaaaatggaaaagtgacttgctcaaggtcacatgacTGGTC encodes:
- the ARMC12 gene encoding LOW QUALITY PROTEIN: armadillo repeat-containing protein 12 (The sequence of the model RefSeq protein was modified relative to this genomic sequence to represent the inferred CDS: inserted 1 base in 1 codon), giving the protein MGKSIPQYLGQLDIRKSVVSLATGAGAIYLLYKAIKAGIKCKPPLCSNSPICIARECPGPGXRALPQEAPPPEASAVGGPKGLAVERERHGRDSGELRRLLNSLECKQDEYAKSMILHSITRCVYLLEAEASACTTDDIVLLGYMLDDKDNSVKTQALNTLKAFSGIRKFRLKIQEHSIKVLELISTIWDTELHIAGLRLLNNLPLPDYVHPQLRRVMPALMEILQSDYILAQVQAVRLLSYLAQKNDLLYDILNCQVHSNFLNLFQPTQSGSLLYEVLVFAERLSEGRKAPHYCVVKWNYNEQSLHESLFGEESRLADRLLALVIHPEEDVQIQACKVIVSLQYPQDLRARPSSCQPSRSYFKNME